The genomic segment CCGGTCCACGAGGCGGCCCGCGAGGCGGGCGGCCGCGGCGTCCAGTTCGGCGTAGCTCAGCGTGTCGTCCGCGACTTCGAGGGCGGTCTGCGCGTCGCCGTGCGCGGCGACGGACGCCGCGAACCAGTCGTACATCGTCCAGTTGGTCCGTTGGTCGGTCATCGGGACGTGTCCTCCTTCGGGATACGGGCCATGGTGGTGATCACGTCGTGGAACGCCTTCCGCACGACGCCGGGGCGGGGGCGTCCGCGCTCCGCGGAAGCGGCGGCGAACCGCAGGGAGCGCGGCAGCTCCGACCAGCTCGCGGCGGCCGCGAGAGCGGGGGCGCGGGGCAGCAGCCCGGCGCCGGCGAGCCGGTGGAGCCGGTGCCTGTGGTGCCGTGCGGCGGCCCACAGGTCGTCGGTGTTGCGGGCCAGCGTCTCCCCGTCGGCGGCGAGCCGGCCGGCCAGGAACTCCAGTACGGCCAGGGGCTCCTCCAGCCACTCGCCCGCACGGCGCGGTTCCGGTGCGGCGGGTCCCCACGCCAGCCAGCGGTGGTGCGCGGGGTCGGGCAGGGCGACGGCCGTTCCCAGCGCGTGGGCGTCGCGCAGCCGGGCCTCCGGCGCGGGACGGGGGATGGGCGTCAGCGCGGCGCGCAGCCCGTCCTCGTCCAGCAGGCCGGAGTACGGGTGCTGCTCGCCGTCCGGCAGGAGCGCCGCGAAGTGGTCGGTCACCCGCCAGCGGGGCCCGTCGCCGGGCACCGGCTCCAGCAGCACCCAGTGCGGGGCGTCCTGTTTGCGGTGGGCCGGGCACCAGGGCAGGGTGCGGGTGTTGCCGACGGCCAGCACCCGGCCCTCCCGCGCCGCCTCGTCCTCGATGCCGGCACGGGCCGCGGTCCAGTCGGCTGCGGCCCGGTAGCCGAGTTCGCGGCCGTCCGCCGTGCGGTCGACGCGCCGGTGGTGGGAGAAGGCCAGTCCGGTGCCGGGCGCGTCGGTGCGGACCGCGAGGCGTACGGCGTGCGCCAGCCGGTCCGCCGCGTCCGGCAGCCGGGAGCGCAGGTGGGCGACGAGGTTGGTGGTGTAGCAGCTGAGTTCGGCCTCTCCCGGCGGTCCGGTCGGCACGGTCGGCGCGGTCGGCGCGGGTGCGGTCATGGCAGCTCCTTCCACGCACAGCTCAGGGGGGTTCCGGACTGCTCGCGCAGGCTGCGCCAGCGGAACGCCCGCCAGGTGCCGGTGCGGCTCCGGGGCGGGACGTCGATGGACCAGGGGCTGCCGGCCAGCCCCGTGCTCGCGGCCTTCACGCACGCCTCCTGCACCGTCCAGACCCAGGCGAACTCGCGAGCCCGGTCGGGTGGTTCCAGGGAGGCGAGATCCGCCGTGTACGGCGGCCGCACGCAGCGGCGCAGCAGCGCGTCGTCGAGTTCCCCGGGCGGGGTCTGGACGTCGACGCCCACCGCGTGACCGGGGGCGGCGCAGGCCGCGTAGTGGCCGTTGTCGTGCGCCACGTTGATGCCCACCCATTCCCAGCCGGCCAGTACCGGCTTGCCGTTGGGCCCGGGGACCACGGCCGCGCCGGCGGCCGACGGCAGCACGGCGGCCAGCAGGCGGCGCAGGAGCGCCCGGCCGGCGAGGAACTCCTCGGCCCGCCAGCCGGGCATGCCGGCCGATGCCCCGACGTCCCGGGGATCGGCCGACCGCAGCCCGGTGCCGTGGTGCGCCACCGCCCACACGCCGGGGGCCACCTCGATCAGGTTCATGGCGACAGCTCCCGGAGTACGGTGTCGGCCGCCCCGGCGACGATCGACAGGACCACCTCGGTGCTTCCGCCCCCGATGCCGAACAGCGCGGCCTGGGGCCGCAGCCGCTGAGCGCCGCCGGGGGAGAAGCCCTCGGCGCCCTGGAAGTGGGCGCACTCGGAGAGCACTTCCTCCAGGACCGGCGCGATGCTGCTCTTGAGCAGCGCGCCGGAGGTGGTGTCGTGGTGGCGCGCCACTCGTTCCCCCAGCTCCCGCGTCAGCGCCTGCACCTGCCGTACGAGCACGAGGCACCGGCCCATCCGCTGCCGGACGGCGTCGGCGTCCCACAGCGTGCCGTCCTGCGTGGCCCGTTCGGACAGCCTGCGCTGGGTGTCGGCCAGCACCCTGCGGCACAGCGCGACGCCCCACAGGGCTCCGGCCAGCCGTTCCACGGCGATGTGCGCGGCGAACGCGGCCAGGGCGCGTCCCGGCCTGCCGACCAGGTGGTCGCGGGGCAGCCGCACGGCGTCGAAGGTGATGTGGCCGGTCCCGGAACCGTCGAACAGCCGGGTGTCGGCGGGCTCCACGGTGACGCCCGGGGCCGAGGCCGGGACCAGCACCCAGGTGAAGTTGGTGAAGTGCCGGCCGGGCCGGTGCCGGGCGAGCACGAGGAAGTGGTCCGCCTGCGTCGCGTTGGTGATCCACCGCTTGGTGCCGTTGAGTTCCAGCTCCGTGTCGCCGAGGCGCAGTTCGGTGCGGAGCGCGGCCAGGTCGGACCCCGCCGTCTCGTCGGTGGCGGCCAGGGCGACGACGGCCCTGC from the Streptomyces xinghaiensis S187 genome contains:
- a CDS encoding 4'-phosphopantetheinyl transferase family protein; this translates as MNLIEVAPGVWAVAHHGTGLRSADPRDVGASAGMPGWRAEEFLAGRALLRRLLAAVLPSAAGAAVVPGPNGKPVLAGWEWVGINVAHDNGHYAACAAPGHAVGVDVQTPPGELDDALLRRCVRPPYTADLASLEPPDRAREFAWVWTVQEACVKAASTGLAGSPWSIDVPPRSRTGTWRAFRWRSLREQSGTPLSCAWKELP
- a CDS encoding acyl-CoA dehydrogenase family protein, which gives rise to MSEPAVLPFPGPAREETRADPGAEITPDSDGRRVWAALGAAGRIAAVFRDGDPAAGVDPARLGELLADVDARTGIGTTLAVSVQIATAVPLLTLARGQDQAPALRAERQALAGRAVVALAATDETAGSDLAALRTELRLGDTELELNGTKRWITNATQADHFLVLARHRPGRHFTNFTWVLVPASAPGVTVEPADTRLFDGSGTGHITFDAVRLPRDHLVGRPGRALAAFAAHIAVERLAGALWGVALCRRVLADTQRRLSERATQDGTLWDADAVRQRMGRCLVLVRQVQALTRELGERVARHHDTTSGALLKSSIAPVLEEVLSECAHFQGAEGFSPGGAQRLRPQAALFGIGGGSTEVVLSIVAGAADTVLRELSP